A stretch of Haloprofundus halophilus DNA encodes these proteins:
- a CDS encoding type II secretion system F family protein, whose product MILATGVAAAVALSALLCVPLCLSLVHPPTNRVLTRASTLLFGEFVDGDGPRKARQVDRLRAAHVAETHYTHAARTLLFSAALALVGACLGVAVGLVSVSSLEAAGTLAGTALVDDAGSIRHPARFSLLLGLGGVFAASLGAGSYWLRWYLHDATARTRSNSIDASLPRTVAFTYALSRSGTSFPTVLSTLADNDDVYGEAATEIGVAVREMETFGIDVLTALSRTARRTPSEDLAEFSENLASVLGSGRNLSGFLRDQYERYESKAESQQLRYLELLATFAEAYVSLLVVGPLLLVTILVVIGLVLSDTLPILRFIVYLGIPLATAGYVVYVDSLTQSYRPPSNRLDPGDEGTAGGTVPDTDVTADTDAVADTDAVADTSAVTDGGTATADAAEPGAGGGAADRRRADRERLRLFDRLRPIRSTLSDPYGALLDRPVRALLFGAPLALLWFAVRVDFSAVPDEFVAAVTALDGPLVEAAVLAFGSVALVHQLRKRRIRAYEAAVPDFLDRLASVNEAGLTVVESFERVAESDLGALTPEVRRLWRDIEWGADLETALARFDRRVDSGMVTRATALVANATRASGDLGPVLRIAADEAEATQRLREERRQEMLTYQLVIYISFFVFLAIVAALTLAFVPAVQEAQAAAPDAGTASGTTAGLVGFSDVAVELYTLTLYHMCVVHAVCSGVVAGQLGEGTPADGIKHVAALLALTSLAFVAL is encoded by the coding sequence GTGATTCTCGCTACGGGAGTCGCGGCCGCGGTCGCGCTCTCGGCGCTGCTCTGCGTACCGCTCTGTCTCTCGCTCGTGCACCCGCCGACGAACCGCGTTCTCACCCGGGCGTCGACGCTCCTGTTCGGCGAGTTCGTCGACGGCGACGGCCCCCGGAAAGCCCGGCAGGTCGACCGTCTCCGGGCCGCCCACGTCGCCGAGACGCACTACACCCACGCCGCGCGGACGCTGTTGTTCTCGGCCGCGCTCGCGCTGGTCGGCGCGTGTCTGGGCGTCGCCGTCGGCCTCGTTTCGGTCTCTTCGCTCGAAGCGGCGGGAACCCTCGCCGGAACCGCACTCGTCGACGACGCCGGGTCGATTCGACACCCGGCTCGGTTTTCGCTGCTTCTGGGACTCGGCGGGGTGTTCGCGGCGTCTCTCGGCGCCGGTTCGTACTGGCTCCGCTGGTATCTCCACGACGCGACGGCGCGCACTCGCTCGAACAGCATCGACGCGTCGCTCCCTCGAACCGTCGCGTTCACGTACGCGCTGTCGAGAAGCGGCACGTCGTTTCCGACGGTGCTGTCGACGCTCGCCGACAACGACGACGTCTACGGCGAGGCGGCGACCGAGATCGGCGTCGCCGTCCGCGAGATGGAGACGTTCGGCATCGACGTGCTGACGGCGCTGTCGCGGACCGCCCGCCGGACGCCCAGCGAGGACCTCGCCGAGTTCAGCGAGAACCTCGCGAGCGTTCTCGGGAGCGGTCGAAACCTCTCGGGCTTCCTCCGCGACCAGTACGAACGCTACGAGTCGAAAGCCGAGTCCCAACAACTCCGGTATCTCGAACTGCTGGCGACGTTCGCGGAGGCGTACGTCTCGCTCCTGGTCGTCGGACCGCTGCTGCTCGTCACTATCCTCGTCGTCATCGGCCTCGTGCTGAGCGACACGCTCCCGATTCTGCGGTTCATCGTCTACCTCGGTATCCCGCTGGCGACGGCGGGGTACGTCGTCTACGTCGACAGTCTCACCCAGTCGTACCGACCGCCGTCGAACCGCCTCGACCCCGGCGACGAGGGCACCGCCGGCGGTACCGTACCCGACACCGATGTCACGGCCGACACCGACGCCGTAGCCGACACCGACGCCGTGGCCGACACCAGCGCCGTGACCGACGGCGGGACGGCGACGGCCGACGCCGCCGAGCCCGGAGCGGGAGGCGGGGCGGCCGACCGGCGGCGGGCCGACCGAGAACGGCTCCGACTGTTCGACCGTCTCCGGCCGATTCGGTCGACGCTCTCGGACCCGTACGGAGCGCTCCTCGACCGGCCGGTTCGAGCGCTGCTGTTCGGCGCTCCGCTCGCACTCCTGTGGTTCGCCGTCCGCGTCGACTTCTCGGCGGTACCGGACGAGTTCGTCGCCGCGGTGACGGCGCTCGACGGGCCGCTCGTCGAGGCGGCGGTGCTCGCCTTCGGCAGCGTCGCGCTCGTCCACCAACTCCGGAAGCGCCGCATCCGCGCCTACGAGGCGGCGGTGCCGGACTTCCTCGACCGGCTGGCGAGCGTCAACGAGGCGGGACTGACCGTCGTCGAGAGCTTCGAGCGCGTCGCAGAGAGCGACCTGGGAGCGCTCACGCCCGAGGTACGGCGGCTCTGGCGCGACATCGAGTGGGGCGCGGACCTGGAGACGGCGCTGGCGCGGTTCGACCGCCGCGTCGACTCAGGGATGGTGACGCGGGCGACGGCGCTCGTCGCCAACGCCACTCGCGCCAGCGGCGACCTGGGACCGGTGCTTCGCATCGCCGCCGACGAGGCCGAGGCGACCCAGCGCCTGCGCGAGGAGCGCCGCCAGGAGATGCTCACCTACCAGCTGGTCATCTACATCTCGTTTTTCGTCTTCCTCGCCATCGTCGCCGCGCTGACGCTCGCGTTCGTCCCGGCGGTCCAGGAGGCGCAGGCGGCCGCCCCGGACGCGGGTACCGCCTCCGGGACGACGGCGGGACTCGTCGGCTTCTCGGACGTCGCCGTCGAACTGTACACGCTCACGCTGTACCACATGTGCGTCGTCCACGCGGTGTGCTCCGGCGTCGTCGCGGGGCAACTCGGCGAAGGAACGCCCGCGGACGGCATCAAACACGTCGCCGCCCTGCTCGCGCTGACCTCACTCGCGTTCGTCGCGCTGTGA
- a CDS encoding DUF5793 family protein, whose protein sequence is MRRDYFELAVEHIDWVETGDAPEKPTVEIDFYGPAELLQRRLSDVDGELLEAKQTDVAFRLQESLDENPEAPGVVSVTNRITGDFVLELNEDADDVLKFIRAAREYGKASGDDDGRYRVELSIEGEPLVAYEKTTFLVYNADGDLMRRRSLIPSGVEL, encoded by the coding sequence ATGAGGCGGGATTACTTCGAACTGGCAGTCGAACACATCGACTGGGTCGAGACCGGCGACGCGCCCGAGAAGCCGACGGTCGAAATCGACTTCTACGGGCCCGCGGAACTCCTTCAGCGGCGGCTCTCGGACGTCGACGGGGAGCTGCTCGAGGCGAAGCAGACCGACGTCGCGTTTCGGCTCCAGGAATCGCTCGACGAGAACCCGGAGGCGCCGGGCGTCGTCAGCGTCACGAACCGCATCACCGGCGACTTCGTCCTCGAGCTGAACGAGGACGCCGACGACGTGTTGAAGTTCATCCGCGCCGCGCGCGAGTACGGCAAGGCCTCCGGCGACGACGACGGTCGGTACCGGGTCGAACTCTCCATCGAGGGAGAACCGCTCGTCGCCTACGAGAAGACGACGTTTCTGGTTTACAACGCCGACGGCGACCTGATGCGACGGCGGAGTCTCATCCCCTCCGGCGTCGAACTCTGA
- a CDS encoding class I SAM-dependent methyltransferase yields the protein MDGDPSPTTDDPRATYDAIAEHFAATREYPWPEVESFVAESTADEQATRALDLGCANGRHCELLSEHAARVVGLDVSRELLREARKRATERGFDVSLVHGDAARLPFRAETFDLAVYVATLHHLTTREARVDSLDELARVLRPGGRALVSAWSTEHGKFEESEGFDTTVDWTLPGGERVPRFYHIYDPDEFRDDLDSSGLAPVDVFVSSGNCYAVVE from the coding sequence ATGGACGGCGACCCGTCGCCTACGACCGACGACCCGCGAGCGACGTACGACGCCATCGCCGAGCACTTCGCGGCGACCCGCGAGTACCCGTGGCCCGAAGTGGAGTCGTTCGTCGCCGAGTCGACGGCTGACGAGCAGGCGACGCGAGCGCTCGACCTCGGCTGCGCGAACGGCCGTCACTGCGAGTTGCTGTCGGAACACGCCGCTCGCGTCGTCGGCCTCGACGTGAGCCGCGAGCTCCTCCGCGAGGCCCGAAAACGCGCGACGGAACGCGGCTTCGACGTCTCGCTCGTCCACGGCGACGCCGCGCGGTTGCCGTTTCGCGCGGAGACGTTCGACCTCGCGGTGTACGTGGCGACGCTGCACCACCTCACGACGCGGGAGGCGAGAGTCGACAGTCTCGACGAACTCGCGCGGGTGCTCCGCCCCGGCGGTCGGGCGCTCGTCAGCGCCTGGAGCACCGAACACGGCAAGTTCGAGGAGAGCGAGGGATTCGATACGACCGTGGACTGGACGCTCCCGGGCGGCGAGCGCGTTCCCCGCTTCTACCACATCTACGACCCCGACGAGTTCCGAGACGACCTCGATTCGAGCGGGCTCGCGCCCGTCGACGTGTTCGTCTCCAGCGGCAACTGCTACGCCGTCGTGGAGTGA
- a CDS encoding HTTM domain-containing protein: MSDSRSPPPAASVRARLAAALTARFGIDTRALAAFRISLGLLLVADLALRARYLEAFYTDAGVLPRALLYDLYPTLSQLSVHTLSGSLWVQALLFLFAGLCGLALLLGYHTRTALLLSFLLLVSLHARNPGVLNGGDSVLRRLLFWGLFLPLGERWSVDALRRVETPRERAASLASAALLVQVVLVYAVNAVFKLRGDLWLDGEAVRYVLSLQQFTILLGDTLAQFPALLHAFNLLWLGLVVASPLLLVLTGRLRTLLVLAFAGMHVGMLLTMRIGLFPLVSVTALLVFLPPAVWDRSVDRFSGSVERAAGRLGLAPRLARLRPDSGSASEQTAGSRLATIRRWCGRAAPAVVAVLLAAILVWNAMAVGLVSPPDDGGLTLNPSGNTWNMFAPHPPTADWWYVAPGELQSGERVDAYYLSPPVEDRPDTMEMYPSSRWRKYMGDLRYADDDRLQREFAEYLCSRWNRAHDEKLATVTLSYVSQPTRFDGPEPTERHELLTYNCSTGA; encoded by the coding sequence ATGAGCGATTCGAGAAGCCCTCCTCCCGCGGCGAGCGTCCGCGCTCGCCTCGCGGCGGCGCTCACGGCGCGTTTCGGCATCGACACGCGAGCGCTGGCCGCCTTTCGCATCTCGCTCGGTCTGTTGCTAGTCGCCGACCTCGCCCTCCGCGCACGGTATCTAGAGGCGTTCTACACCGACGCCGGCGTACTCCCGCGAGCGCTGTTGTACGACCTGTACCCGACACTCTCACAGCTCTCGGTTCACACGCTCTCGGGCTCCCTGTGGGTTCAGGCGCTGTTGTTTCTGTTCGCCGGCCTCTGCGGGTTGGCGCTGCTTCTCGGCTACCACACGCGAACAGCGCTGCTACTCTCGTTTCTCCTCCTCGTGTCGCTGCACGCGCGCAACCCGGGCGTGCTCAACGGCGGCGACTCCGTGCTCCGTCGTCTCCTGTTCTGGGGGCTGTTCCTCCCGCTCGGCGAGCGGTGGTCCGTCGACGCGCTTCGACGGGTCGAAACGCCGAGGGAGCGAGCGGCGAGTCTCGCCTCCGCCGCGCTGTTGGTTCAGGTCGTGCTCGTCTACGCGGTCAACGCGGTGTTCAAACTCAGAGGCGACCTCTGGCTCGACGGCGAAGCGGTCCGCTACGTGCTGAGCCTCCAGCAGTTCACAATTCTGCTCGGCGACACGCTGGCGCAGTTCCCGGCGCTGCTCCACGCGTTCAACCTCCTCTGGCTGGGGTTAGTCGTCGCGTCGCCGCTGCTGCTCGTTCTCACGGGCCGCCTCCGAACGCTACTCGTTCTGGCGTTCGCCGGGATGCACGTCGGGATGCTTCTCACGATGCGCATCGGTCTGTTCCCGCTCGTCTCGGTAACGGCGCTTCTCGTGTTCCTCCCCCCGGCGGTGTGGGACCGGTCGGTCGACCGATTCTCCGGTTCGGTCGAGCGCGCCGCGGGACGGCTCGGCCTCGCCCCGAGACTCGCTCGACTTCGCCCTGACTCCGGGTCCGCGTCCGAGCAGACAGCCGGGTCGCGATTGGCTACTATCCGACGCTGGTGCGGCCGCGCCGCCCCCGCCGTCGTCGCGGTGTTGTTGGCGGCGATTCTCGTCTGGAACGCCATGGCCGTCGGTCTGGTCTCGCCTCCCGACGACGGTGGACTGACGCTCAACCCGTCGGGCAACACGTGGAACATGTTCGCGCCGCACCCGCCGACGGCCGACTGGTGGTACGTCGCCCCCGGCGAACTCCAGTCCGGCGAGCGCGTCGACGCGTACTACCTGTCGCCACCGGTCGAAGACCGACCCGACACGATGGAGATGTACCCGAGTTCCCGCTGGCGCAAGTACATGGGCGACCTACGTTACGCGGACGACGACCGCTTGCAGCGCGAGTTCGCGGAGTACCTCTGTAGTCGCTGGAACCGAGCGCACGACGAGAAGTTGGCGACGGTCACGCTCTCGTACGTCAGTCAGCCGACGCGGTTCGACGGTCCGGAGCCGACCGAACGGCACGAACTGCTAACGTACAACTGTTCGACCGGTGCGTGA
- a CDS encoding type II/IV secretion system ATPase subunit yields the protein MSDDSITPDDPPTRFDVLRRRAERTLELLRGVDVSVRPLRPQTDGPLATFDPPSGHEEVDRYWVNAPYAYVVVTYEADENAHRYHTVEPDLDAFERRLLGRVSTDVREPLLFGDDAASAAESANAALEDDPLADALRELLESYGVSPDAESFHTLLYYLHRNFRGFGRIDPLLADPRIEDVSCDGYGVPLFAYHDDYADIATNIRFDRDELDNFVVRLAQQSGRHISVGDPIVETTLPDGSRAELALGEEVTPRGSAFTIRQYAEEPFTPVDLVDFGTFSVEQMAYLWLCIEHNKSLVFAGGTASGKTTSMNAVSMFIPPRAKVLSIEDTRELALHHDNWLSAITRERRHEGADVDMYDLLRSALRHRPEYILVGEVRGEEAVTLFQAMNTGHTTFSTMHADSIETVINRLENEPINVPRAMVQSLDILSIQTLARFDGERVRRTKVVGELGGIDQRTGELDYSASFSWDAGRDEFARHDSDLLGEIQDERGWSRSTLLRELDRRKRFLDALCEQGISDFRRFTAFVDQYYADAEAAMARVAAGDERVDADGDEPVDTDAGAHVDPATDGARR from the coding sequence ATGTCAGACGATTCGATAACTCCCGACGACCCGCCGACGCGGTTCGACGTCCTTCGCCGGCGCGCGGAACGAACGCTCGAACTGTTGCGCGGCGTCGACGTGTCGGTCCGCCCGCTCCGCCCGCAGACCGACGGACCGCTCGCGACGTTCGACCCGCCGAGCGGACACGAGGAGGTCGACCGCTACTGGGTGAACGCGCCGTACGCCTACGTCGTCGTCACGTACGAGGCCGACGAGAACGCCCACCGCTACCACACGGTCGAACCGGACCTCGACGCCTTCGAACGACGGCTGCTCGGCCGGGTGTCGACGGACGTTCGGGAACCGCTGCTGTTCGGCGACGACGCGGCGAGCGCCGCCGAGAGCGCGAACGCGGCGCTCGAAGACGACCCGCTGGCCGACGCGCTCCGCGAACTGCTCGAATCGTACGGCGTCTCGCCGGACGCGGAGAGCTTTCACACGCTGCTGTACTACCTTCACCGCAACTTCCGCGGCTTCGGCCGCATCGACCCGCTGTTGGCCGACCCGCGCATCGAGGACGTCTCCTGCGACGGCTACGGCGTTCCGCTGTTCGCCTACCACGACGACTACGCCGACATCGCGACCAACATCCGGTTCGACCGCGACGAACTCGACAACTTCGTGGTCCGCCTCGCCCAGCAGTCGGGACGGCACATCTCCGTCGGCGACCCCATCGTCGAGACGACGCTGCCCGACGGCTCGCGCGCGGAACTCGCCCTCGGCGAGGAGGTGACCCCGCGCGGGTCGGCGTTCACTATCCGTCAGTACGCCGAGGAGCCGTTCACCCCCGTGGACCTCGTCGACTTCGGTACCTTCAGCGTCGAGCAGATGGCGTACCTGTGGCTCTGCATCGAGCACAACAAGTCGCTGGTGTTCGCCGGCGGCACGGCGTCCGGAAAGACCACTTCGATGAACGCCGTCTCGATGTTCATCCCGCCGCGGGCGAAGGTGCTCTCCATCGAGGACACCCGCGAACTCGCGCTACACCACGACAACTGGCTGTCGGCTATCACGCGCGAACGCCGCCACGAGGGCGCGGACGTCGACATGTACGACCTGCTGCGCTCGGCGCTCAGACACCGCCCCGAGTACATCCTCGTCGGCGAGGTCAGAGGGGAAGAGGCCGTCACGCTGTTTCAGGCGATGAACACCGGCCACACGACGTTCTCGACGATGCACGCGGACAGCATCGAGACGGTCATCAACAGACTGGAGAACGAACCGATCAACGTGCCGCGGGCGATGGTGCAGTCGCTCGACATCCTCTCGATACAGACGCTCGCCCGCTTCGACGGCGAACGCGTCCGCCGCACGAAGGTGGTCGGCGAACTCGGCGGCATCGACCAGCGGACGGGCGAACTCGACTACTCCGCCTCGTTCTCGTGGGACGCCGGCCGCGACGAGTTCGCTCGCCACGACAGCGACCTGCTCGGCGAGATTCAGGACGAGCGCGGGTGGAGTCGCTCGACGCTGCTACGCGAACTCGACCGACGAAAGCGGTTCCTCGACGCGCTCTGCGAGCAGGGTATCTCGGATTTCCGCCGCTTCACCGCGTTCGTCGACCAGTACTACGCCGACGCCGAGGCCGCGATGGCGCGGGTCGCCGCCGGGGACGAGCGCGTCGACGCCGATGGAGACGAACCCGTCGACACCGACGCGGGCGCGCACGTCGACCCGGCGACCGACGGGGCGAGACGGTGA
- a CDS encoding NAD(P)/FAD-dependent oxidoreductase: protein MSETSAAGDPADSDADARDASSGTTESYDVVVVGGGPAGLSTALYTTRLGHDTAVVDRGGGRAAMMLDTHNVIGVTEDVSGNEFLQTAREQVEEYGATFHRDLITEAERTDDGRFHLVGNDGEFLARRVVIATGFSDERPDPPLPRTGKGLHYCLHCDAYMFVDRPVYVMGNGESAAHVAMIMLNFTDEVDLLLRGDDPEWSDETDEQLRAHPVDVVEAEITGMRKRDDGWLDGFEFDDGEFREYRGGFPMYGSNYNTDLAEQLGCDLNDDGTVAVDDHGRTSVEGVVAVGDIVPGHNQVPVAMGQGAKAGIGIHYDLREFPRSLEEIRENGPVEREETPGIGARVREAARAFGEAGAPPADDD, encoded by the coding sequence ATGAGTGAGACCTCAGCGGCTGGCGACCCGGCCGACTCCGACGCCGACGCGCGAGACGCGTCGAGCGGTACGACGGAATCGTACGACGTGGTCGTCGTCGGCGGCGGCCCCGCCGGACTCTCGACGGCACTGTACACGACGCGGCTCGGCCACGACACCGCGGTCGTCGACCGGGGCGGCGGCCGCGCCGCGATGATGCTCGACACGCACAACGTCATCGGCGTCACCGAGGACGTCTCGGGCAACGAGTTTCTGCAGACGGCCCGCGAACAGGTCGAAGAGTACGGCGCGACGTTTCACCGCGACCTGATAACCGAGGCCGAACGGACCGACGACGGTCGGTTCCACCTCGTCGGCAACGACGGCGAGTTCCTCGCTCGGCGCGTCGTCATCGCGACCGGCTTCTCGGACGAGCGACCGGACCCGCCGCTGCCGCGGACGGGGAAGGGGCTACACTACTGTCTGCACTGCGACGCGTACATGTTCGTCGACCGGCCGGTGTACGTGATGGGCAACGGCGAGAGCGCCGCCCACGTCGCGATGATCATGCTCAACTTCACCGACGAGGTCGACCTGCTGCTTCGCGGCGACGACCCCGAGTGGAGCGACGAGACCGACGAGCAACTCCGCGCGCACCCCGTCGACGTCGTCGAGGCGGAGATTACGGGGATGCGAAAGCGCGACGACGGCTGGCTGGATGGGTTCGAGTTCGACGACGGCGAGTTCCGGGAGTATCGGGGCGGGTTCCCGATGTACGGCTCGAACTACAACACCGACCTCGCCGAGCAGCTCGGCTGCGACCTCAACGACGACGGCACCGTCGCCGTCGACGACCACGGGCGAACGAGCGTCGAAGGGGTCGTCGCCGTCGGCGACATCGTCCCCGGCCACAACCAGGTCCCGGTCGCGATGGGGCAGGGCGCGAAAGCCGGCATCGGCATCCACTACGACCTGCGGGAGTTCCCGCGGAGCCTCGAAGAGATCCGCGAAAACGGCCCCGTCGAACGCGAGGAGACGCCGGGAATCGGCGCTCGCGTCCGCGAGGCCGCCCGCGCCTTCGGGGAAGCCGGTGCGCCGCCCGCGGACGACGACTGA
- a CDS encoding restriction endonuclease, translating into MAVTTAHHERLRSLEPYEFELFIAELWSRRGWETEASQQSVDKGIDVIATRSTPFREKQVIQAKRYDEGNNVGSRDIQQYSSLRHQEQDADTVVVVTTSGFTRQAQELAGDLNVKLLDGDSLSRLIDEVGAVDLVDTYVGPMNVSQTEPVDSTPTEKPTTFEEDEMSTDEAVVAVLQLLLILGVVGYVLFEVATIFFL; encoded by the coding sequence ATGGCTGTCACCACCGCACATCACGAACGACTCCGTAGTCTCGAACCGTACGAGTTTGAGTTGTTCATCGCAGAGTTGTGGAGCCGCCGCGGCTGGGAAACTGAAGCTTCTCAACAATCCGTCGACAAAGGAATCGACGTAATCGCCACCAGGTCCACCCCATTCCGGGAGAAGCAGGTTATTCAGGCCAAACGGTACGACGAGGGGAACAACGTTGGGTCACGCGACATCCAGCAGTACAGCAGTCTCCGACACCAAGAACAGGATGCTGATACCGTCGTAGTTGTCACCACGAGTGGATTCACTCGTCAGGCACAGGAATTGGCGGGCGATTTGAACGTGAAGTTGTTAGACGGCGATTCACTCTCGCGCCTTATCGATGAGGTGGGAGCCGTTGACTTAGTCGACACGTATGTCGGCCCGATGAACGTGTCTCAGACGGAGCCTGTAGATTCTACCCCTACTGAAAAACCAACTACTTTCGAGGAGGACGAGATGAGTACTGACGAGGCCGTTGTGGCGGTTCTCCAACTTCTGTTGATACTCGGTGTTGTCGGGTATGTACTGTTCGAGGTTGCAACGATTTTCTTCCTCTAA
- a CDS encoding CDGSH iron-sulfur domain-containing protein has protein sequence MDEEIHRYTGEGIEVSYDVRRCIHARECVRGLPDVFDTDQRPWVNPHNADADDIAEVIERCPTGALHYERADDGPEEAVADENTVTVTSDGPHYVRGDSVIETPDDEQLLADTRIALCRCGASDNKPLCDNSHLEIEFEAPGTVEDNSAETGATGGGGRLSVVPTPDGPLHVSGPFEMSGEDDGSVFRGTDVWLCRCGHSEDKPFCDGTHGRIGFSTEGE, from the coding sequence ATGGACGAAGAGATACACAGGTACACCGGCGAGGGAATCGAGGTCAGCTACGACGTGCGGCGATGCATCCACGCGAGGGAGTGCGTCCGCGGCCTCCCGGACGTGTTCGACACGGACCAGCGGCCGTGGGTAAACCCGCACAACGCGGACGCAGACGATATCGCCGAGGTCATCGAGCGCTGTCCCACCGGCGCGCTCCACTACGAACGAGCCGACGACGGCCCCGAGGAAGCCGTCGCCGACGAGAACACCGTTACCGTCACCTCGGACGGGCCGCACTACGTCCGCGGTGACAGCGTCATCGAGACGCCGGACGACGAGCAACTGCTCGCCGACACCCGAATCGCGCTGTGTCGATGCGGGGCCTCGGACAACAAGCCGCTCTGCGACAACTCCCACCTCGAAATCGAGTTCGAGGCCCCGGGAACTGTCGAAGACAACTCCGCGGAGACAGGGGCGACGGGGGGCGGGGGTAGACTCTCGGTCGTGCCGACGCCGGACGGTCCGCTCCACGTCAGCGGCCCGTTCGAGATGAGCGGGGAAGACGACGGGTCGGTCTTCCGCGGCACGGACGTCTGGCTCTGCCGGTGTGGGCACTCGGAAGACAAACCCTTCTGCGACGGTACTCACGGCCGAATCGGTTTCTCGACCGAGGGGGAGTGA
- a CDS encoding ferritin-like domain-containing protein yields MSIDTLESLHEHLQWAIQVELSTIPAYLYAMYSVDDDTSVPYRLIRSVVVEEMLHTALVANVLTAAGGEPRFYDESVVLSYPMALPHHRPEIVLGLERASPELIDRVFVTIERPREVGGLPEDDDYETIEQFYMAVEEAIERLDTEEGLFEVDRTDRQMAESGYYAPVEYDFEESGGLDAVVDRETATSAVETIVHQGEGYRDAEYADPDHHEQTHYYKFKQIADGTHPLGETRAVPTNPRAAEYPEHLRPAADLFNACYSYLYVLMDGLYSPVDSETKDDLVLELYGVMMAAMRPLARWLTRQPLADGADEHAAPTFEFYRFDGDPVEELHRLADAVTERNPELAHVHGALVQLRGVGR; encoded by the coding sequence ATGTCAATTGACACTCTCGAATCGCTCCACGAGCACCTGCAGTGGGCGATTCAGGTCGAACTTTCGACCATTCCAGCGTACCTCTACGCGATGTACTCCGTCGACGACGACACCTCCGTACCGTACCGGCTCATCCGGAGCGTAGTCGTCGAAGAGATGCTCCACACAGCCCTCGTAGCGAACGTACTCACCGCTGCCGGCGGCGAGCCGCGGTTCTACGACGAGAGCGTCGTCCTGTCGTATCCGATGGCGCTGCCTCACCATCGGCCCGAAATCGTCCTCGGGCTGGAACGAGCATCCCCGGAACTGATCGACCGCGTGTTCGTGACGATCGAACGGCCCAGAGAGGTCGGCGGGTTACCGGAGGACGACGACTACGAGACTATCGAACAGTTCTACATGGCCGTCGAGGAAGCCATCGAGCGCCTCGACACCGAAGAGGGACTGTTCGAGGTGGACCGGACCGACCGCCAGATGGCGGAGTCGGGCTACTACGCCCCGGTGGAGTACGATTTCGAAGAGAGCGGAGGCCTCGACGCCGTCGTCGACCGGGAGACGGCCACCAGCGCCGTCGAGACCATCGTCCACCAGGGAGAGGGGTACCGAGACGCCGAGTACGCCGACCCCGACCACCACGAGCAGACGCACTACTACAAGTTCAAACAGATTGCCGACGGAACCCATCCGCTCGGTGAGACGCGCGCCGTGCCGACCAACCCTCGGGCCGCCGAGTACCCGGAGCATCTCCGCCCGGCCGCGGACCTGTTCAACGCCTGCTACTCCTATCTCTACGTGCTGATGGACGGGCTGTACTCCCCTGTCGACTCGGAGACGAAAGACGACCTCGTCCTCGAACTCTACGGCGTGATGATGGCGGCGATGCGGCCGTTGGCTCGGTGGCTGACCAGACAACCCCTCGCCGACGGCGCGGACGAACACGCCGCGCCGACCTTCGAGTTCTATCGCTTCGACGGCGACCCGGTGGAGGAGTTGCACCGACTCGCTGACGCGGTAACAGAGCGAAATCCGGAACTCGCCCACGTCCACGGCGCGCTGGTGCAGCTTCGGGGCGTCGGTCGGTGA
- a CDS encoding winged helix-turn-helix domain-containing protein, with translation MARKTELQRKILITAYNNPRLSQTKIADRVDCSPSYVSNILNRFDSVDAMHAEIEQLNHDLGFDPYADLDNDWTFNQAPNWSNGEDFDADLDQAIRDGVEGLKVLSKKTKSLVNKFRG, from the coding sequence ATGGCCCGAAAAACCGAGCTTCAACGCAAGATTCTCATCACCGCCTACAACAACCCACGTCTCTCTCAGACAAAAATCGCTGACCGCGTCGACTGTTCACCCTCCTACGTCAGCAACATACTCAACCGGTTCGACAGCGTCGACGCCATGCACGCCGAAATCGAACAGCTAAACCATGACCTCGGCTTCGACCCCTATGCAGACCTCGACAACGACTGGACGTTCAACCAAGCACCCAACTGGTCCAACGGGGAGGACTTCGACGCGGACCTCGACCAAGCTATCCGCGACGGCGTCGAAGGACTCAAAGTCCTCTCGAAGAAAACCAAGAGCCTCGTCAACAAGTTCCGCGGCTGA